The Pieris rapae chromosome 8, ilPieRapa1.1, whole genome shotgun sequence genomic interval ttgcgcgagtcggGGGAAACCCCCCctttccggctgagctaagctcgccaaacagcccgtgctgagctgtaaaggcccttaaggccaacagcgagattccattcaataaaaaaaaatgtatgcaaaTGTTTTGTTGCAGTAAGTGAATGGGATAGGAATTGGGTACTAGGAACGCATCAGGTTAGGTTTTAATCACACTTATGTGCCTACTTTGAATCACTGTATCTAAGTATACTTAACAGAAATCCTTATTTGCTTTATTTGTACCTACAGATTATAAAATAGCAGTAATATTGAGTTTTGCTCGAcacaaattcatttatattaaaacaaacaatatacatattaaaacagtcttatattgtttttttttttaaattaaagttacttTGATTATACAGTATTCTCTTATCAGTTAAAGAATAGAAGCaagtaaaaatcatttaatttatccgACGCAGCAATGGTGTGGAAAAATCCTATTCATACATTTAACATGCTATCTGATGCGTGAATTTTCATACTCCGCAGAAAATTCTATGAGGCAAATATTGTTTACGATTTTCCATATCAAAATGAAATGATTTGAGAGTTAAATTAGGAGAAAATATTCTGTGGACCGacgtaattgtttttaatagtattcaATGAAACAATTGAGAAATTgcacttttataaaataagtagtTTAATATACAAGATTCagaaaaataatgttcatCACTCAAAAATCATAGATACCAATACAGAGCTCCAGAAATAAATTGTACGTCACGTGTAACGCATCCCTGAAGGTATTCGAGAACaatctgaaaataaattgacctCAGTTTCCAATTGGTCCTAATTACAGCCATCAATAGGCTAATGATCACTTGATTGGGGAATAGCTGTATCGAATATAAAGGGTTCTTGATTAACAATACTTTTCTAAAACGGTGTATTGTGTATACTAATCTAATAAACTGTAGAGCTTCCCTCTGTAACCTTGATGccaaatcatattattatggtTATATGGGCATATACCGGGACTAACGAATCTCGTTATAAACAAAGCAAAAAATAGGATacttaaggttagttattctTCTACCACATGCCAAAACCTTTCGTACTCATGTATTTCCCCacaatttctgtatctttttaTTGATTCGGGTTGTCTGGAAGATGTCGCTCGTTAGCGCTGATTAATTtcactatataattaaaattttactgtgTTATCCTAATCTTAATAGAGTATGTATAAATGTGTATGAATATTAGTATTGTCTATTATTAACATGGTGTTTTCTtcaaatttatgaattttaattatttatgaacgACGAACgagattttgtttattacagcCTACATGCGATCAAGAGTAATTACGAAACGTGGccttaaatatatgtaaggataataatattatacaaaacaggTCTGCCTGCAGTGCGCTTTTCGCATTGATTCCAGCCTATCCCGGAAATATGACCTCTCGCGATGTTTCAGTTTTACGTCGCATTAGGCCATTACCGAGTTTCCAGACAACTAGAccttaattgaatttatatgaaaaatccTACAACACATTACTAgtcttaataaaaagtttctatGTATGGTTAAGATACAGATCTCAGGAACAGctgatttaaattgaaaacacaTATTACAGTAACAGTAAAGTAGCAACTATGTGttactatatgtatataacatatagTAACACATAGTTACTACTAACATATGACCAACTGACAAAATctgaactattttaaataagttaaagtCATTCTCTAACATGTTTTGATGAACTAGTTGCAGatgctattatttataacggTGGGAAGGTTGTTCAATGCTTTGTACTGCACTTTACACTAAAAGTGTTTCTACATAGTAGTATGTAATCtggaaaatgttatataataataatgtgattGTTTACATCAACTATTTTTGTagaatttttatagtatagtagaaaatacatatatagtacaaaaatataatgtttgacAACCATATATATGAGTTATAACCTACAAATATGTTAGAAGACTTTCCATTGTTACGAAAGTATAAGAAGCCAAATATATCacagtagttacatattataaatagatagacTTAATTTATCTCTTAAATAAAGATTCTGATGTAAGCGAACACatgagaaattaaaagaaaaataacatgtTTATAGTCCTGGTGTACATAATGCTAAACTCATTAGTTTGCTTAGTAAGTTTATTATGGTAATATAATCAACATATGAAAGATTTCCAAACATTTCTTACTAAACCAGACATTATACTTAGATTttgactttatatatttatccaaATTACATTAACAAGGCATAGATTGGTTCtagagtaataaaaatcacagTTATATTGaatgtgtaaaaaaagataaaaggaGAATATATACTCGATATATAACAGAgtcaaagtaattattatctcCCACCCAAATGTTTTCaaggtaaaatattaacaaatgatgAGTgacagtattattttaagtacatattatattaaaaaccacTTACCAAATTGTTTTACACCACTGGACGATGCTAGAAAACAGCTCGGACCATTGCAATACAAGTTAAAACGCGTAACACTTAATTAATCTTATAGAAAGCCTATCTCAAATAgaataacaaaagaataattattctttacGTTCAGGCACTTGTTTCGATTAATGTAACTattgcttatttatttgtatcagtaaatgtatatattcttaattttattacgtacgagatatgtaaatattaaaacgagAACGCTTTTGTTTCAAAAGactaaatttaagtttactttCTAGTTTCTGTATctaggtaaataaattaaaacacagtGGTAACTGGTACAGGGAACACGGAGCAGAATGTTAAATGATGCAAACGATATACGAATGATGAGTGATTGGTGATTGAAATGAACGAAGAACTCAGAACGATAGacataaatgtcaaaaattttACGGAACGtaagtaaacaatttatagAAGACTAACGTGCTcctaattataagaaatatgtctcataaaataataatttttcagacaaaaaaataagctCAATCTATAATCacagaaataacaaataactttttattaattttactatttgcACAAAATAGatcatgttttttatttatcttaagcTATTGctatatcattaaatattagtgtaggccttatttatttttctaaattgtcgaacaaaatagtaatatagGCCTGTATTTTAGAAcgttgataaatttaaatctaattttaagaGCTGTAAACTGTAGAAAAAATAGTTTGACAGCTACAAAACCTAGAATTAAGTTTAAcgttcaaacaaaaattataataatcattaaggaaaaaataatttttctcttttctaattttagttttctattttgttaatataaaaatattaactttgacCAAGACTTGAACATAATATACCTAATGAATGACAGATACAAAATAACAACAGATCTATTAAGTTTAACCTTACTTCAATTTGATAATTGACATAAAACTTTTGAATTCTACACCGAATTCTTTTTCtgtttaaatagttaaatacagTAATTGATAATTGTACGTAATACATCTATTCCTTTTATTCTATTctgttatttgaataattgaaATGGAAAATCCTTCGTTATTTATGGTGGAGGAGCGagctaaaacatttaaaaattggcCATTTAGTGACAAAGATCGGTGTAATATCCGTAACATGGCAGAGGCTGGATTCTACTCCGTTGCTACTGGAGTCGAAGATGCTGATGCTGCTAAATGTTTCCTATGTGGTAAGGAGTTGGATGGTTGGGAGTCGACTGATGATCCGTGGGAAGAACACAAGAGTCATGCAGCGAGATGTGCATTTGTTCAACTCGGGAAAAAGGAAGACGATTTATTGGTACGTACGTACAAAGTTCGGcatgtgtaatttaaaaattggacTCAAAACTTcccattacattataattttttgctgctctaaatatactattttataacaactgcatatatatttcttcTCACTAGGGTTTCAGTCTCTAAACCAAAGGCttcatgatttttaaattactgaaaACTCTTCTGTCCCAAACAACTACATTAGATTGTATTTGGTAGCATTCTTCTCAGAATGATAAATGGTTgtgttaatattaacaaaagaaTGGACTTCAAACttcagatttattaaattttatcaattccAGTAAATGGTGAATAAAGCCTATCTCTTAATCTTTATCTTGAATGATGAATCATATCAATTCAACTTTCTCTAGTTgaatctataattatataattttattttagcttcCAGAGTATCTGTCCATAGTCAAACAATATATGATAAATGATATTAAGCGAATGGCAGATCTTGCCAAGGAAGACATTGCTGACAAAGAAGAAGAAGTAAGACGACGGTGTTCTGGACGAAAGTAACCACATTATATTTAACcactctaaaaatataattctgtaTATACTCTTTCATACTAAACTTTCttctttgtgttttaattaaaattgtttgaagtGAATTTTTCCTATCaacattgtaaattataatttttgtgaataatcATGATCATGAAATTTCATCTGTCTCTGTGActgaaagtaaaatataagcttagatcataatttaaatagttaattttacttaattaacaatattataacttgtaataaatattttaataatgtttcttaatgagttgtgtattttattttctaacttCATATAACTTTAAgcctttttttatacatttcctgaaattataatactcTGTAGGCATTACAAAGTATTGTTGGTCTTGTTTCATAGATCTAGGAaagtattaaacatattactataatttttcaCATATTAATTGATCTTAAGTCATGCCAGTTCTCCCAATATGCCTATTAAACTTAaccgtttaataattttattggatAAGGGCCCAGATTAGAAGGCAACATGGGATTGATTGTTGCCTTGAAAATAATGAGGCTTAAAAGGTTAATAGCACAGACAACAATGCTGCTATTGTTCTACTACCAAACTTTTTATAGTAGCCACTCTTGTAATAGTATTTCACCAATGACTTAGTGTCCTCTAGATATCTAATAAGACagcattttattaagttatttttgatGACAACTTACAATAAGGTAtagacaatatatattatatatacattaccaTAAACAACattgtttatgtttgttttgtaacCATAGCAACACATTATTGTCAAATATTTCTTAGGCAGAAAATCAGCCTAAAAGAATTACTTGTtactcaaaatatatattttttacatttaagaatttgtagttacttatattaattaaaatggatGTGAAAAGCTTAGAACCATATTCAATTATAGGATTTGAtggtaagattttataaatgtaattgagACAAATGTGTATAGAAACAGAATGAAGAAATGCAAATCCTTTtgcttattttattacgaATTGATCatgatttgtgttttaaagcgagaatttttgttatacttaaacatataaa includes:
- the LOC110992099 gene encoding baculoviral IAP repeat-containing protein 5, which encodes MENPSLFMVEERAKTFKNWPFSDKDRCNIRNMAEAGFYSVATGVEDADAAKCFLCGKELDGWESTDDPWEEHKSHAARCAFVQLGKKEDDLLLPEYLSIVKQYMINDIKRMADLAKEDIADKEEEVRRRCSGRK